A single genomic interval of Romboutsia ilealis harbors:
- the purF gene encoding amidophosphoribosyltransferase: protein MCGIVGIYSNKDIAKELYYSLYSIQHRGQESCGIAISNGDNINYKKDMGLVGDVFKESELANLKGSIGIGHVRYSTAGGSHLANCQPLVGRCRKRELALAHNGNLVNANYLRDMLEEDGYMFQANSDTEVILYILARYYKGDIVESIKITMDYIKGAYSLVIMGEDELVAVRDPHGFRPLVLGKKGDEYIFASENCAIDILGGEVIRDVEPGEIIVAKDGKLKSYFYSENYKPVKRSCIFEHIYFARNDATIDNVNAYDFRVKCGEVLAKDEDIKADIVVPVPDSGWAGAVGYSNESKLPLSEGLVKNRYVGRTFIKPTQEEREIGVKIKLNPLSNVVKGKSIVLVDDSVVRGTTSKLIVKSLRDAGASEIHLRITSPPVQYSCYYGIDTPHRSNLIASGNDVEYIREYIGCDSLKFLDIDLMVEATENKATFCKACFDGDYPVKKLDREELLSC, encoded by the coding sequence ATGTGTGGTATAGTAGGGATTTATTCAAATAAAGATATAGCTAAAGAATTATATTATTCTTTATATTCAATTCAACATAGAGGACAAGAAAGTTGTGGAATAGCAATATCTAATGGTGACAATATAAATTATAAAAAAGATATGGGCTTAGTTGGAGATGTATTTAAAGAAAGTGAGTTAGCAAACTTAAAAGGAAGTATAGGTATAGGGCATGTTAGATATTCAACAGCTGGAGGAAGCCATTTAGCAAACTGTCAACCGCTTGTTGGAAGATGTAGAAAAAGAGAATTAGCCCTAGCTCATAACGGAAATCTAGTAAATGCAAATTATTTAAGAGATATGTTAGAAGAAGATGGATATATGTTTCAAGCCAATTCTGATACAGAAGTGATTTTATATATATTAGCTAGATACTATAAGGGAGATATAGTAGAAAGTATAAAAATAACTATGGATTATATAAAAGGAGCATACTCTCTTGTAATAATGGGAGAAGATGAGTTAGTAGCAGTCAGAGATCCACATGGATTTAGACCTTTAGTATTAGGTAAAAAAGGTGATGAGTATATATTTGCTTCAGAAAATTGTGCAATAGATATACTTGGTGGAGAAGTAATAAGAGATGTTGAACCTGGTGAAATAATAGTTGCAAAAGATGGTAAGCTTAAATCTTATTTCTATTCTGAAAATTATAAACCGGTTAAGAGAAGTTGTATATTTGAACATATTTACTTTGCAAGAAATGATGCAACTATAGATAATGTAAATGCATATGACTTTAGAGTTAAATGCGGAGAAGTATTAGCTAAAGATGAGGATATAAAAGCTGATATAGTAGTGCCAGTTCCTGATTCGGGATGGGCAGGAGCAGTAGGTTATTCTAATGAAAGTAAACTTCCTTTAAGTGAAGGGTTAGTTAAAAATAGATACGTAGGTAGAACATTTATAAAACCTACTCAAGAAGAAAGAGAAATAGGGGTTAAGATAAAATTAAATCCATTATCAAATGTAGTAAAAGGTAAATCTATAGTTTTAGTTGATGATTCTGTAGTTAGAGGAACAACTTCTAAACTAATAGTAAAATCACTTAGAGATGCAGGTGCAAGTGAAATTCACTTAAGAATAACATCTCCTCCAGTACAGTACTCTTGCTACTATGGTATAGATACACCGCACCGCTCAAACTTAATAGCTTCAGGTAATGATGTAGAATATATTAGAGAATATATAGGGTGTGATTCTTTAAAATTCTTAGATATAGATTTAATGGTAGAAGCTACAGAAAATAAAGCTACTTTTTGTAAAGCTTGCTTTGATGGAGATTATCCAGTTAAGAAATTAGATAGGGAGGAACTACTTTCATGTTAA
- the purC gene encoding phosphoribosylaminoimidazolesuccinocarboxamide synthase gives MLLYEGKAKQVYSTENENEFIVYFKDDATAFNGEKKAQISSKGILNNKISTIIFEMLHKEQIETHFVKNISEREMLVKKVEILPLEVIVRNITAGSFCKRYGVEEGIVLDEPIFELSYKNDAYGDPMLNDDHAVAMKLATREELQFLRNEALKINEIMKEFFLKMNLKLVDFKLEFGKDSKGNIILADEVSPDTCRLWDVDTNEKLDKDRFRRDLGDLVQGYEEVLARMSN, from the coding sequence ATGTTATTATATGAAGGAAAAGCAAAACAAGTATATTCTACAGAAAATGAAAATGAGTTTATAGTTTATTTTAAAGATGATGCAACAGCATTCAATGGGGAGAAAAAAGCTCAAATATCGTCAAAAGGTATTTTAAATAATAAAATCTCTACAATAATATTTGAAATGTTACACAAGGAACAAATCGAAACACACTTCGTAAAAAATATATCAGAAAGAGAAATGTTAGTTAAAAAAGTTGAAATACTACCACTTGAAGTAATAGTAAGAAATATAACTGCAGGATCATTTTGCAAGAGATATGGAGTAGAAGAAGGTATAGTTTTAGATGAACCAATATTCGAATTATCTTACAAAAATGATGCATACGGAGATCCTATGTTAAATGATGACCATGCTGTAGCAATGAAATTAGCTACTAGAGAAGAATTACAATTTTTAAGAAATGAAGCCTTAAAAATAAATGAAATTATGAAGGAATTTTTCTTAAAAATGAACTTAAAGTTAGTAGACTTTAAATTAGAGTTTGGGAAAGATAGTAAAGGAAATATAATATTAGCGGATGAGGTATCTCCTGATACTTGCAGACTTTGGGATGTAGATACAAATGAAAAATTAGATAAAGACAGATTCAGAAGAGATCTTGGAGATTTAGTACAAGGTTATGAAGAAGTTCTTGCTAGAATGAGTAACTAG
- the purE gene encoding 5-(carboxyamino)imidazole ribonucleotide mutase yields MKVAVIMGSKSDYPKLEEGIKLLERFGVEVDARALSAHRTPKQLVTFLAEIENDTDVIIGAAGKAAHLPGVIASHTLIPVVGLPIKSSTMDGLDSLLSIVQMPQGIPVATVTIDSGINAALMALQIMSIKYPNVKEDLILYRKEMEEKVLEADKNLRG; encoded by the coding sequence ATGAAAGTAGCTGTAATAATGGGATCAAAGTCAGATTATCCTAAATTAGAAGAGGGGATAAAGTTACTAGAAAGATTTGGTGTAGAAGTTGATGCAAGAGCATTATCAGCACATAGAACACCAAAGCAATTAGTAACGTTTTTAGCAGAAATAGAAAATGATACAGACGTAATAATTGGAGCAGCGGGAAAGGCAGCACATTTACCGGGAGTAATAGCTTCTCATACATTAATACCAGTAGTAGGATTACCAATAAAATCATCTACAATGGATGGTTTAGATTCACTTTTATCAATAGTTCAAATGCCGCAAGGTATACCTGTAGCAACAGTGACAATAGATTCAGGTATAAATGCAGCATTAATGGCACTTCAAATTATGAGTATTAAATATCCAAACGTAAAAGAAGATTTAATTTTATATAGAAAAGAAATGGAAGAAAAAGTTCTAGAAGCAGATAAAAACTTAAGGGGGTAA
- a CDS encoding NCS2 family permease, which translates to MQTTQTTNRGWLDKTFKLSENNTNVKTEVIAGITTFMTMAYILVVNANVLSETGMDKGAVFAATAIAAFIGSCTMGLLANYPIALAPGMGLNAFFAYTVVLGMGYSWQFALCAVLIEGIIFILLTITNVREKIIDCIPPVLKHAVTAGIGLFIAFIGLANAGIVVNGATILQLGNLTDPLVLLTLFGLILAGILLAKNIKGAFLLAMIVVSVIGMVAGLVQIPNAVVSAAPSIKPIFMQAFSVPMNQIFSFDMVVVIFTFLFVDLFDTVGCLVGVASKGNMLDENGKLPKAKQALFADAIGTTVGALLGTSTVTAYVESASGIGEGGRTGLTSITTGLMFLLALFFAPIFTSIPTQATAPVLILVGVMMASSLTKIDFNDFTNAIPAFLTFAMMTLAYSIADGIIFGIISFTVLKLATNKKNEVNLSLILLSILFILKFVFLK; encoded by the coding sequence ATGCAAACTACTCAAACGACCAATAGAGGATGGTTAGATAAGACTTTTAAATTATCAGAAAATAATACGAACGTAAAAACAGAAGTAATAGCAGGAATAACAACTTTTATGACAATGGCATATATACTAGTTGTAAATGCTAATGTACTTTCAGAAACAGGTATGGATAAGGGAGCAGTATTTGCTGCAACAGCAATAGCAGCATTTATAGGAAGTTGTACAATGGGACTTTTAGCAAATTATCCAATAGCACTTGCTCCAGGTATGGGACTTAATGCATTTTTTGCATACACAGTAGTTTTAGGAATGGGATATAGTTGGCAATTTGCTTTATGTGCAGTATTAATAGAAGGAATTATATTTATATTACTTACAATAACAAATGTTAGAGAAAAAATAATAGACTGTATACCACCTGTATTAAAACATGCGGTTACAGCTGGAATAGGATTATTTATAGCATTTATAGGATTAGCTAATGCAGGTATAGTAGTTAATGGAGCTACAATACTTCAATTAGGAAATTTAACAGATCCATTAGTATTATTAACTTTATTTGGTTTAATATTGGCTGGTATACTATTAGCTAAAAATATTAAAGGGGCATTCCTTTTAGCTATGATAGTTGTATCTGTAATAGGTATGGTAGCAGGTCTTGTTCAAATACCAAATGCAGTGGTATCGGCTGCCCCATCAATAAAACCGATATTTATGCAAGCTTTCTCAGTACCTATGAACCAAATATTTAGTTTTGATATGGTTGTAGTTATATTCACATTCTTATTTGTTGACTTATTTGATACAGTAGGATGTTTAGTAGGAGTTGCTTCAAAAGGAAATATGTTAGATGAAAATGGAAAACTTCCAAAGGCTAAACAAGCATTATTTGCAGATGCTATAGGAACGACAGTAGGAGCTTTACTTGGAACATCTACTGTAACAGCATATGTTGAAAGTGCATCAGGAATAGGTGAAGGTGGAAGAACAGGATTAACATCAATAACAACAGGATTAATGTTCTTACTTGCATTATTCTTTGCACCAATATTTACATCAATACCAACGCAAGCAACAGCGCCAGTTCTTATATTAGTAGGGGTTATGATGGCGAGTTCGCTTACAAAGATAGATTTTAACGATTTTACAAATGCAATACCGGCATTCTTAACATTTGCGATGATGACACTTGCTTATAGTATAGCTGATGGAATAATATTTGGTATAATATCTTTCACAGTTTTAAAATTAGCTACTAACAAGAAGAATGAAGTAAACTTATCATTAATATTACTTTCTATATTATTTATATTGAAATTTGTATTTTTAAAATAA
- a CDS encoding BMP family lipoprotein yields the protein MKFKKLAALSTAVIMSASMLVGCGNGETKENADKTLKIGMVADIGGINDESFNQSAWEGLQQAEKDFGIEVKVIESKQASEYLQNMESLLDEDVDMVIGVGYTMKEDIQKQAENYPDKQFVLIDETYDTIPENVTPILFRENEAAYLTGLVAGKMTKANNVGFIGGIQTPVVSKFEYGYKAGVKEANEKATVNVQYAGTFSDAAKGKSIANQMYGNGSDIILAAAGGTGLGSIESAKEQNKYAIGVDRDQSDLAPNNVLTSALKKVNVGVYDTVKEFVEGKLISGQEKVYGLKEDGVGIPESTKNLVPQDIIDYVNSMIEKVKSGEIKVPATEAELKAFK from the coding sequence ATGAAATTTAAAAAATTAGCAGCATTAAGTACAGCAGTAATAATGTCAGCATCTATGTTAGTTGGATGTGGTAATGGTGAAACAAAAGAAAATGCAGATAAAACTTTAAAGATTGGTATGGTAGCTGATATCGGTGGTATAAATGATGAGTCATTTAATCAAAGTGCATGGGAAGGGCTGCAACAAGCAGAAAAAGATTTTGGAATAGAAGTAAAGGTAATAGAATCTAAACAAGCGTCAGAATATCTTCAAAATATGGAAAGTTTATTAGATGAAGACGTAGACATGGTAATAGGTGTAGGATACACTATGAAGGAAGATATACAAAAACAAGCAGAAAACTATCCAGATAAGCAATTTGTATTAATTGATGAAACATATGATACTATACCTGAAAATGTAACACCTATATTATTTAGAGAAAATGAAGCAGCTTATTTAACTGGACTTGTAGCTGGTAAAATGACAAAGGCTAATAATGTAGGATTTATAGGAGGTATCCAAACTCCTGTTGTATCTAAATTTGAATATGGATATAAAGCTGGTGTAAAAGAAGCTAATGAAAAAGCAACTGTTAATGTACAGTATGCAGGAACATTCTCAGATGCAGCTAAAGGAAAATCTATAGCTAATCAAATGTACGGAAATGGATCAGATATAATACTTGCTGCAGCTGGAGGAACTGGATTAGGTTCGATAGAGTCTGCTAAGGAACAAAATAAATATGCTATAGGAGTAGATAGAGATCAAAGTGATTTAGCACCAAATAATGTATTAACATCAGCATTAAAAAAAGTTAACGTAGGTGTATATGACACAGTAAAAGAATTTGTAGAAGGTAAGTTAATAAGTGGGCAAGAAAAAGTTTATGGACTTAAAGAAGATGGTGTTGGTATACCAGAAAGTACAAAGAATTTAGTTCCACAAGATATAATAGATTATGTTAATTCTATGATAGAAAAAGTTAAGAGCGGAGAAATAAAAGTTCCAGCTACTGAAGCTGAATTAAAAGCTTTTAAATAA
- the guaA gene encoding glutamine-hydrolyzing GMP synthase — protein MKHELVLVVDFGGQYNQLIARRVRENNVYCEIIPYTTDIEKIKAMNPKGIIFTGGPNSAYLEDSPKIAKEIFEIGVPILGICYGIQVMSHILGGNVRKGTNAEKEYGKTEITYNESAIFEGISTNIVWMSHTDLIDRLPEGFKSIAQTKDCPVAAMENTEKKLYGVQFHPEVEHCQDGDKVLRNFLYNVCEVIGDWTTDSFITDKIKELKEIIGDKKVLCALSGGVDSSVAAVLVHKAIGDNLTCVFVDHGLLRKNEGNDVERIFRDKFDMNLIRVNCEDRFLGKLKGVTEPEAKRKIIGEEFIRVFEEESNKLGKMDFLVQGTIYPDVVESGHGEAATIKSHHNVGGIPEDIEFQIVEPLRELFKDEVRKIGLELGIDEDLIFRHPFPGPGLGIRVIGEVTKEKCDILREADAIYMDILKEHGLYKEIWQAFATLPDVKTVGVMGDERTYAYLVGIRAVTSSDGMTSDWYKMPYDVLEKISNRIVNEVDGANRVVYDITSKPPGTIEWE, from the coding sequence ATGAAGCATGAATTAGTATTAGTAGTTGACTTTGGGGGTCAATATAATCAATTAATCGCAAGAAGAGTAAGAGAGAATAACGTATATTGTGAAATAATACCTTATACTACAGATATAGAAAAAATAAAAGCTATGAATCCAAAGGGAATAATATTCACTGGTGGACCCAATAGTGCTTATTTAGAAGATTCACCTAAAATTGCTAAAGAAATATTTGAAATAGGAGTTCCTATACTTGGTATATGCTATGGAATACAAGTAATGTCTCATATACTTGGTGGAAATGTAAGAAAAGGAACAAATGCTGAAAAGGAATATGGAAAGACTGAAATAACATATAATGAATCTGCTATATTTGAAGGGATATCTACAAATATAGTATGGATGAGTCATACAGATTTAATAGATAGACTTCCAGAAGGATTTAAATCGATAGCACAAACTAAAGATTGTCCTGTAGCAGCAATGGAGAATACAGAAAAGAAATTATATGGAGTACAATTCCATCCAGAAGTTGAACATTGTCAAGACGGAGATAAGGTACTTAGAAACTTCTTATACAATGTTTGTGAAGTGATTGGAGATTGGACTACAGATTCCTTTATAACTGATAAAATAAAAGAATTAAAAGAGATAATCGGAGATAAAAAAGTACTTTGTGCTTTAAGTGGTGGAGTAGATTCATCAGTAGCGGCAGTACTTGTTCATAAAGCTATAGGTGACAACTTAACTTGTGTATTTGTGGACCATGGCTTACTTAGAAAAAATGAAGGTAACGATGTAGAAAGAATATTCAGGGATAAGTTTGATATGAACTTAATAAGAGTCAACTGTGAAGATAGATTCTTAGGTAAATTAAAAGGAGTAACAGAACCTGAAGCTAAGAGAAAAATAATAGGTGAAGAATTCATAAGAGTATTTGAAGAAGAATCAAATAAACTTGGAAAAATGGATTTCTTAGTTCAAGGAACTATATACCCAGATGTAGTTGAAAGTGGACATGGAGAAGCTGCAACTATAAAATCTCATCATAATGTTGGTGGAATACCTGAAGATATAGAATTCCAAATAGTTGAACCTTTAAGAGAATTATTTAAGGACGAAGTAAGAAAAATAGGATTAGAATTAGGAATAGATGAAGATTTAATATTTAGACATCCATTCCCAGGGCCAGGACTTGGAATAAGAGTTATAGGTGAAGTAACTAAAGAAAAATGTGATATCTTAAGAGAAGCAGATGCTATATACATGGATATATTAAAAGAACATGGTTTATATAAGGAAATATGGCAAGCATTTGCTACACTTCCAGATGTAAAAACAGTTGGAGTTATGGGAGATGAAAGAACATACGCTTATTTAGTAGGTATAAGAGCTGTTACATCTTCTGACGGAATGACTTCTGATTGGTACAAAATGCCATATGATGTATTAGAAAAGATATCAAATAGAATAGTAAATGAAGTTGATGGAGCGAACAGAGTAGTTTACGATATAACTTCTAAACCACCAGGAACAATAGAATGGGAGTAA
- the guaB gene encoding IMP dehydrogenase — protein MAKILKEGLTFDDVLLIPQKSEVLPKDVDTTTYLTKTIKLNIPLMSAGMDTVTESKMAISMARQGGIGIIHKNMSIEEQALEVDKVKRSESGVIVDPFYLSKDNSIQDADDIMARYKISGVPIVDESHKLIGIITNRDIKFEDDMTKNIEDVMTKDNLVTAKEGVTLEEAQQILKTHKIEKLPIVDEEGHLKGLITIKDIEKKIQYPNSAKDSRGRLLCGAAVGIGADIMDRVGALVKASVDVIVLDSAHGHSKGVIDALIKIKKAYPSLQVIAGNVATPEATEDLIKAGADCVKVGIGPGSICTTRVVAGIGVPQVTAVMDCAEIGKRYGVPVIADGGIKYSGDVVKALAAGASVCMMGSLFAGTEESPGETVLYKGRSYKTYRGMGSIGAMERGSKDRYFQNDAKKLVPEGVEGMVAYKGKAEDIIFQMIGGIRAGMGYCGAPTLEDLMNNAAFIKITAASLKESHPHDITITKEAPNYSTQGEI, from the coding sequence ATGGCTAAAATACTAAAAGAAGGCTTAACATTTGATGATGTTTTATTAATACCACAAAAATCAGAGGTATTACCTAAGGATGTAGATACAACAACTTATTTAACAAAGACAATAAAATTGAATATTCCCCTGATGAGTGCAGGAATGGATACTGTTACTGAATCTAAGATGGCAATATCTATGGCAAGACAAGGTGGAATAGGTATAATACACAAAAATATGTCTATAGAAGAACAAGCATTAGAAGTTGATAAGGTTAAGAGAAGTGAAAGTGGAGTTATAGTAGATCCTTTCTATTTATCTAAAGATAACAGTATACAAGATGCAGATGACATAATGGCTAGATATAAAATATCAGGAGTGCCTATAGTAGATGAAAGTCATAAATTAATAGGAATAATAACTAATAGAGATATAAAGTTTGAAGATGACATGACAAAGAATATAGAAGATGTCATGACAAAAGATAATTTAGTTACAGCTAAAGAAGGAGTAACTTTAGAAGAAGCTCAACAAATACTAAAAACTCATAAAATAGAGAAATTACCTATAGTAGATGAAGAAGGACACTTAAAGGGATTAATAACTATAAAAGATATAGAAAAGAAAATACAATATCCTAATTCAGCAAAAGATTCACGTGGAAGATTATTATGTGGAGCTGCAGTTGGAATAGGTGCAGATATTATGGATAGAGTAGGAGCTTTAGTTAAAGCTAGTGTTGACGTTATAGTCTTAGATAGCGCACATGGTCATTCAAAAGGCGTAATAGATGCACTTATTAAAATAAAAAAAGCTTATCCAAGTCTTCAAGTAATAGCAGGTAACGTAGCAACTCCAGAAGCAACAGAAGATTTAATAAAAGCAGGAGCTGATTGTGTAAAGGTAGGTATAGGACCAGGTTCTATATGTACAACAAGAGTTGTTGCAGGTATAGGAGTTCCTCAAGTTACAGCAGTTATGGATTGTGCAGAAATTGGTAAAAGATATGGTGTACCTGTAATAGCAGATGGCGGTATAAAATATTCAGGAGATGTTGTTAAAGCATTAGCAGCAGGAGCTTCAGTATGTATGATGGGATCATTATTTGCTGGAACAGAAGAAAGTCCAGGAGAAACAGTTTTATATAAAGGAAGATCTTATAAAACATACAGAGGCATGGGATCTATAGGAGCTATGGAAAGAGGCTCTAAAGATAGATACTTCCAAAATGATGCTAAAAAATTAGTTCCTGAAGGTGTAGAAGGAATGGTTGCATATAAAGGAAAAGCTGAAGATATAATATTCCAAATGATAGGTGGGATAAGAGCGGGTATGGGTTACTGTGGAGCACCGACATTAGAAGATTTAATGAATAATGCAGCATTTATAAAAATAACAGCGGCATCGTTAAAAGAAAGTCATCCGCATGATATAACAATAACTAAAGAAGCTCCAAACTACAGCACGCAAGGAGAAATATAA
- the larB gene encoding nickel pincer cofactor biosynthesis protein LarB, which produces MDLRKLLENVKCGSTNIDDALDSLKNLPYEDIGYANIDHHRQIRNGYPEVIYCEGKSDEHILGIIGKMVEKKSNILGTRCRIETFEKIKNIYPNCEYEELSKILKIRNNEIHNNGKGKIVVVSGGTSDIPVADEAYYTAKFLGNDVERVYDVGVAGIHRLLNKIHILQRARVVIVVAGMEGALPSVVGGLVDVPVIAVPTSVGYGANFGGLSALLTMLNSCASGISVVNIDNGFGAGYLASTINKLD; this is translated from the coding sequence ATGGACTTAAGGAAGTTATTAGAAAATGTTAAATGTGGATCTACTAATATAGATGATGCTTTAGATTCACTTAAGAACTTACCATATGAAGATATTGGATATGCCAATATAGATCATCATAGACAAATAAGAAATGGATACCCAGAAGTTATCTATTGTGAAGGTAAGAGTGATGAACATATATTAGGAATCATAGGTAAAATGGTAGAAAAAAAATCAAATATACTGGGAACTAGATGTAGAATAGAAACTTTTGAAAAAATCAAAAATATTTATCCTAATTGCGAATATGAAGAACTATCGAAAATATTAAAGATTAGGAATAATGAAATACATAACAATGGTAAAGGAAAAATCGTAGTTGTTAGCGGAGGAACATCTGATATACCTGTTGCAGATGAAGCCTACTATACTGCGAAATTTTTAGGCAATGATGTTGAGAGAGTTTATGATGTTGGAGTTGCCGGAATACATAGATTACTAAATAAAATACATATATTACAAAGAGCTAGGGTAGTAATTGTAGTGGCAGGTATGGAAGGAGCGTTACCTAGTGTAGTAGGCGGTCTTGTTGACGTACCCGTCATAGCGGTTCCTACATCTGTTGGATATGGAGCCAACTTTGGTGGGTTGTCTGCACTTTTAACCATGCTAAATAGCTGTGCATCTGGTATATCTGTCGTTAATATAGATAATGGATTTGGAGCAGGATATTTAGCGTCAACGATAAATAAACTAGACTAG